The nucleotide window aaaaaaaaaatttaggatgcACAATAAGTTTAAGTGCCAATAACATCACACATAAAAGacaactaaatttatttttaaaaaactatgttcttaaatttaaattgtcattttttatgaatcaaattgtcatttaaGTATCTGTATATAGGAATAAAATTGTAATTAACTTTATCCTTTTGTAGAATGATGTGGGGACATAGGTTTTGATGGATCATTGATGGATAGGGTATTATAAAAAAACTTTGCCACAGTTGGCTTTTAAAgttgccaaaaataaaataaaattgacaaaaaaaaaatagtaaccAAACAAATTCTTTACGCATTGGAAAAAAAGGCTAACTACAATTtatagagtaatgttattcataccatgtttttatacaaCATTTTTGTACCACCTTAAGTGACATTTGAtatggacagccacatcatttgaattaattagatttttaaatttagttcactATTTAGTTAATacactaataattaagaaaaattaattaattaaatgatgattataGTATACGAGAAGACTTTCTCCTTCTTTTCCTTGGGTTTTGTAAATTTTTCAAATAATGTGGTTGTCCACATCAGATTTCACCTAAAATGGTATagaaatatggtataaaaacatggtatgaatatcaTTACTCCAATTTATAACAGCAAGGCTTGaggtgattttttttcttcttttggtaaTGAGAATGCAtttaattaaacaattaaaaaaaggcccaaaaacAAATACCAAAAAGATAGATACATTAGCCCAAAACCAAGTATAAAGCCCCAAAAATAGAAGCCCATAATACATGAAACCCTAATATCAAACCCTACACCCAGACAGTTGCGGCCGCCGCCGTCGCCACTGCAAAACCACGATCGAAGGGGGTTGGGAAGACCACGATCGAAGCAAAACTAAGAttagtccttaagtttcaattTTCTCACTTTACCTTCCAAATTGTATCAATTTATACCTTCTAGATATTTGAACgtctaaatattcattaagttgaTGAGTTTTTTAGTTAAATATTACTTACATGTCATCATAATTACGATTTTTATGTTCACCATGTCATCAATTTAATGAAGATTATATAAATCGTACAAAGTATAAATTAagacaatttcaaaattttgaaatgtattaaaaaatcaatcatgatgCTATTTATTTTACCTCTATCGTCAAatctcaaattttcaaacattttcattaattttaatttggaaaaaaaaaaaaaaaaacagctcaGATGATGTGGAGGTGCGTAACTCTTtatacaagttttacaactCACCATCTCCCGGAAACCCTTTGTCTCTGTCTCAGTGGAGTTTGTGGGTTCTGTAAACTTCTGTTTCTTTTGAAAGATAGACGGCCATGGACAAGTCACAGCAGAAGCAACTCTACCTCTTCTACTGCGCCGAGTGCGAAGACCTTGCTCGCCAGGTCGCTTCTCAGTCCGACCACATCATCCTCCAGACCATCAAATGgaggtcctctctctctctctctctctctctctctctctctcttacatgCTTTCTCATGCTTTTTTCCCCTTTATTGTTCTGATTTGTTTTGTCTATTAGTGATGAATTTGAGATGGGTACTTGTTATTTCAGCTAACTTGATGAAAACAAAAGTTGggtaattttcttttgcctGTTTAGTTTTCTCAAGGTGGTGAtgcaattaatattaattgaagAAAACCAAAAGAACCAAGCTTTTGTTCTTTTGTAACGCTTCTTCCCTATAAGAGTTTGGGAAAGTGGATAACTTGAATGCTGGGTAAATTGGAAAGTGAAGGGCAATTGAAAATTATAGAATTTTTTAGACCAGATAAGTGGGATAGAGAAAAGATTTGTATCTGGGATGTCAATTAGTAATTATCGAAAGTTAAACTAGCCGCTTGTGTTATGCTTGTACAGATGGCTTGTGTTGTGTAATACTCAAATAAACTGTGTAAGATGAGTAGGAATCTAATTGAGATCGAATTTATACAGGAATTTTGATGACGGGTTTCCAAACATATTTATAAACAATGCACAAGATCTTCGAGGCCAACATGTCGCCTTTCTGGGATCCTTCAGCTCCCAAGGAGTTATCTTTGAGCAGCTTTCTGTAATATATGCACTGCCTCGGCTATTTGTTGCGTCCTTCACATTAGtattgcctttctttccaactgGTTCCTTCGAAAGAATGGAAGAAGAAGGGGATGTAGCAACTGCGTTTACCATGGCAAGAATGCTGTCAAATATTCCCATATCCAGAGGTGGCCCAACCAGTTTAGTCATCTATGACATCCATGCTTTACAGGTTTGTTCAGTTATGCTGGTTTTTTCGTCTTCTCTTTGTTCTCATGCATgagctttttaatttttaatataattaaacttgtcattttttttttacattttttgacATAAATTATTCTATCAAGTTGTTTGCACATATAGTTTATACATATGTGTTTCATTGAGGTGTAATATAGTAGTGTGAGATTGTAAATTATCGCTTGTCATTACTTTTTTTTGGCAGAATATTTGTGTTAATTACTTCAGTTTAATTTTTATGCAGGAAAGGTTTTATTTTGGGGACCATGTTTTGCCTTTGTTTGAGACTGGAATTCCACTCTTAAAGCAGCGTCTCCACCAGCTTTCTGACTCCGATAAGGTGAGCGCGCGCATTATCTTCCATGCGTCTCACAATGCTTCATtacagtaaaaaaaatttggtttccATGCCTTGTCTAGGAATGGTGGCTAACTAGCTGTATTTTctgtacttttttttatttccataCTAACTATAGTCTGCTTCCAGATAGTTGTTGCATTTCCTGATGATGGAGCATGGAAGCGATTCCACAAGCAGTTGGATCATTTTCCCATGGTTAGTCTGAGTTTCTCTCAAAAGTGAGAattattttgtataatttatttcaaatatCACCTTTGTGAATGGGATATTGTTTAATTGCAGGTGGTGTGCAATAAGGTTCGTGAAGGTGACAAGAGGATAGTTCGGATAAAGGAGGGAAATCCTGCTGGTTGTCATGTAGTCATCGTTGATGACTTAGTGCAATCTGGCGGCACCCTAATTGAGTGCCAGGTAATGGCTCATAAACATTTTTCTTCCCTGCAGTTTATGTACCTTCAAATCTGTTGCTTCCGAATTTTGACAAGTTTAAGTTCATTCAACATTGCAATTCCTCAGTTACTAGAATATGGCTAGCTTTATTTTATCGAGCTTGGACTAGATCGTGGACCTTGCGCATGGCTTTGTTTTTTCTAAATTATTTGTGATTACATCTCGTAGCTTTGTACCTGTTATCGTTATGTGTACATCAGAAACATTTCAAACATGATGCTTTCGGAACTTCAAATTTGCCTCAAATCATTCATTTTGTGTCCTTTGCATTCTGGCAGAAAGTTTTGGCAGCTCATGGTGCAGCCAAAGTTAGCGCTTATGTAACCCACGGTGTATTTCCTAAACGCTCATGGGAGCAGTTCACTCACAAGGATGGTAAGTACCTCCATGCTGTTGTCTATGTCGTGCTTGTAATTTCCATGAACCTTATTCCGATTTTGATTTGATATTCAGATGGCTTGGAGAAGGCATTTGCCTACTTTTGGATCACGGATTCCTGCCCACTCACCGTCAAAGCCGTAGCTAATAAAGCTCCCTTCGAGGTGTTAAGTCTTGCAGGTTCCATTGCTGATGCTCTACAGACTTGAAGAGAGTAAAATACTTCGATAACTTGCATAATTTATGACAGCATTATTCTACCGGCCAATTTCTGCGATATAAGAAGGCAAGTCCACCTTTTCTCTCCACACGCCCTTGTTTATTTTTGGCTTTCGGATTAAAGCAATTAAAAGAGAATTACAGGGGTGTGCAGGAGGAGAAGAGTGTCCAAATCCCTAGTTGAGCTTGTCTCCCTCGTGTGTCACTGTATTTTGTGCGGACCAAAAGCGACACGATGTAATTCTATTGAAGTTTTTCGGGTTGACTCATGCCTCTCCCACTTTGAGACTTCAGAAAATAAACCACTATTTCTCTCAATGAAATGGGAAACAACGAATGACgatctccggatcctctttgtgagggtCCCGGGATCCTtgaatcacatccgttcatcgtatattgtgcgatcagttttcgtcaggtactgtttatatttaattttaaataaaaagatttacAATGATTTATGATCGCATGacatacgatgaacggatatgattGAAAGATATTCGGGATTCTCACAAAgatgatccggagaggatcctcgttTGGAAACAACGAaagcaaaacgaaacaaaaatgGAAATCTTGCTTATTTTGTTGCCTTAGCCGATCATGAACAGCTTGCTTTACTTGTAAACAACTTTAAAAGCCAGTGGCGACGCAAAAACTAaactttctcggcaaccaaacagaaaaaagTCACAACAATCGCGCCGGTGTACAGCATGCCTCAATCGTGCCGTTTTTTCGAGTTGGCCTTCTAGAACAGGAACCGTACAAAAACAGTTAAATTTGTAAAAGCACATGAGAGAGATATAAACATCTGTACATCCATGTATTTACTTAATCCAATACAAATTTTTTCGGGTACATAATAAGACCAACACATATGAACAAGCTGATTCTGTTTGTCCTCCCTCTATAcaaacttctttttcttttctttcttcgtttTAAACAGCACCTGAATCCCTACACCCGACAAGGCATTTCGCCATATAAACACGTAAATCGTATTtgcaaatgggatttggaagaCTCGTGACATTACcctaaaaaaaagggcaaaaacAGAAAGGAGAGATTCTGCAGAAACCTGTTGAGTAACGCATATGGCTGCAGAGAGACTTCACAATTCAGCGATATGCTTCACCTTATTCGACTCCCTTGGTTGAATATCAATTTGCACCTCTACAAATTAACAAAATGCTCTCGGCCGCTTTCAGTTCAATAAGTTCCTCAGTAAATATCAGAGGTATCCAGCACTCAAAAGCAGACACTAGCCATAATTTAGTTATTATACGCCCCATAGCTTGATTTCTTTCTCTACACTGTACACTTAACTATGCACAAGTTAGCAGCCCCACACCCCCCCTCCCCGGGGGATCAGGCGAGTAAGATATAACGATACACCGTTAACTGTTCTCTGGCTTCTCATCCAGATCCCCCTTTGGGCTGTCCAATGAGTCTCCTGAGTAAGATCCATCTGGCTGCCGAATACATATGTTCAAATTTCTGGAAAGGTAATTTTCCTGGAGGATTGACAAACATACTGAAATCAACAGAAAACAATACACGGTATTTGAATGACTTAGCAGAGTCAATGTTGAGGTCGAATTATGAAAATTAGGGCAGAAAAAGGCCAATAGCATCATGACCGCACAAAAAAGACAGATAAATCCAACATATAACCTGGTCAGTAGTCTCTTGGCCCTCCGAGTGGAAGAGAATGGGCCGGCAACGCTTGTCCTCATTCATTAGGCTTGAATTCTGAAAATGAGTCACAAGGGCAGTTTTGCCCTGGATTCGTGCATATGCCAATGAAGCAACTTTTTCACTGTTAAACTTCTCCCACTTCTTCCCATTAAATGCCTGCGGCAATTTTAATTGTATAAGTAGTTGTAAAAATTGAATGTGTTCCAAATAGTTTTAACTCTGGTTGATGAATTTATAAAGCATTCTCGTATTAACAGTTAAATATTTGGATATAGTTCTTAGGATTGACCAGCAACAAACAAACGTACAAAAATGACCAAAACTAACCTCATAAAAGGCTATAATGTGGGTAGGAGACACCATATTTATGAAAGCATAACCCACATTGCACTTAttctgccaaaaaaaaaataagtttgTTCCGCTAGCATTAGATCAACTTACGGAAATTATAGAGCAATCGCATCAGTATTAGTGCAAAGAATTACCTTAAAGTCAATTGGCAAGTAGAGAAAGTCGTATGTACCACGATGGTTTTCATCAATAGCAGCCAGCAACATTTTGGAAGTGTACCTAATATGAGAAAGACAATATAGAGCAAAATGATTACAGTTATTCAAAACCATAATCCA belongs to Malus sylvestris chromosome 17, drMalSylv7.2, whole genome shotgun sequence and includes:
- the LOC126611190 gene encoding ribose-phosphate pyrophosphokinase 4-like; its protein translation is MDKSQQKQLYLFYCAECEDLARQVASQSDHIILQTIKWRNFDDGFPNIFINNAQDLRGQHVAFLGSFSSQGVIFEQLSVIYALPRLFVASFTLVLPFFPTGSFERMEEEGDVATAFTMARMLSNIPISRGGPTSLVIYDIHALQERFYFGDHVLPLFETGIPLLKQRLHQLSDSDKIVVAFPDDGAWKRFHKQLDHFPMVVCNKVREGDKRIVRIKEGNPAGCHVVIVDDLVQSGGTLIECQKVLAAHGAAKVSAYVTHGVFPKRSWEQFTHKDDGLEKAFAYFWITDSCPLTVKAVANKAPFEVLSLAGSIADALQT